The genomic interval CAAATTGTTTGCCGGCTTCCCACGCCCGCAGCACAGTCAGCGGCAATCCTTCGTCTGTGCTTAAGTAGACAAGCGTGTCCGGCAGCGCGAAGATCACGACAATCTCTTCCCAAGCAGCAAACCCCTGTGTCGCAATCCCGACAGCTTCGCAACGCTAACAGGCGAGATCGGCAAAAGCCCAGCTCTGTCAGGAGCACGATTGTTGGCATGGGACTTGCCAAACCCATGGGAGACTTGCCAAACCCAAGTTGGCGCAGAGGGAAAGCGATGATTAATCTGACAGAGAGCGCGGAAAACGCGGTGAAGAGCGCGATTTCAACGGCAGCGCAGCCTGCGAGCGGCTTGCGGATAATGGTCGAAGGTGGCGGCTGCGCCGGGTTCAAGTACACGATGGGACTTGCCGATGCGCCGAAGCCCAACGATACCGTGATCGAGCGGGGGGGCATCAAGCTGTTTATCGACTACAACAGTCACGAGCATCTTGCCGGAACCACGATCGATTTCGTGGTGGCGCTCGAGGGCTCTGGTTTCACCTTTGACAATCCCAACGCAAAGTCGAGCTGCTCATGTGGCAAGTCATTTAGCTAAGGCCGACTTGCGAAGATAATTATAGAGAACCGGACAATGCTCGTCGAGACTCAACAATCAAGACAATTGGCCACCAAAGAGTCTTCCGGACGGGAGCGGATCGTCCGCGCCGTGCTCGACGAAATCCGGCCCAATCTGAAGCGTGACGGCGGGGATTGCGAGCTTATCGGCATCGATGGCAACAAGATCATGGTCAAGCTCACAGGCGCCTGCCTCTTCTGCAAGCTCGCAAGTGTGACCCTGGAAGGCATCCAGGCGCGGTTGATCGAAAGGCTAGGCGAGTTTGTCCGCCTGATCCCGGTTGCGGGATCTGCCAGAGCCGAACACTAAGGAAGACGCACCGTGCGGCCGGTTTACCTGGACAATAACGCGACCACACGCGCGGATCCGTCCGTCGTCGCGGCGATGTTGCCATTTTTCTCCGAGCAGTACGGCAATGCCTCCTCCGCGCATGCGGTGGGCAGGCAGGTCGCGGAAAGCATAAGAGGCGCGCGCAGGGGCGTGCAGGCGCTGATCGGTGCGGCCTTTGATCACGAGGTCGTCTTTACCTCAGGCGGCACCGAATCGGACAATACCGCGATTCTCTCGGCGCTTGCTGTGCAGGAGCAGCGCGACGAGATCGTCACCACAGCTGTGGAACATCCCGCCGTGCTGTCCCTTACAGACGAGCTCGGCCGACGCGGCACCAAATGCCATCTGATACCTGTCGATTGTGCCGGCCGACTCGACATTGACGCCTATCGCCGCGCGTTGTCCCCACGTACCGCGGTTGCCTCCGTCATGTGGGCCAATAATGAGACCGGCACGATCTTTCCGGTCGAGGTCCTCGCCAAGATGGCGCGCTCCGTCGGCGCACTCTTCCACACTGATGCGGTGCAGGCTGTGGGGCGAATTCCGATCGACGTAAAGACGACAGAGATCGACATGCTGTCGCTTTCTGGCCACAAGCTGCATGGTCCAAAAGGCATTGGCGCGCTCTATGTACGCAAAGACACCAAGTTCAGGCGGCTGATCTTCGGCGGCCCGCAGGAGCGCCGTCGGCGTTCCGGCACCGAGAACGTGCCCGGCATCATTGGGCTGGGTAGGGCTGCAGAGCTTGTTGCTGCAGAGCTCGGACGGGGGCGGATGAAAATCGCCGCCCTGCGCAATCGGTTGGAGCAAGGCGTCCTGGAGCTCGGCAATTGCGTGGTGCTCGGCGACCAAGAGGACCGCCTGCCAAACACATCAAACATCGCCTTTGAACATCTGGAAGGTGAAGCAATCACTCATCATTTGAATCGCGCCGGCGTTGCAGCGTCCCTGGGATCTGCCTGTAGGTCTGGCTCTATGGAGCCGTCGCACGTGCTGCGCGCAATGAACGTACCCTCGGCCTGGTTGCGCGGCGCGGTCCGCTTCTCATTGTCTCGCGAGACCACGAGCGAGGAGATCGATCGTGTCCTTGTTGTGCTCCGGAAGATCATTACGAAACTGAGAGGGGCATCATCTGGGGGGCTAGAGCGCGCAAGGTCTATTTCTCGATTCAATGAGTCTGTCCGATGAAGGTCATTATTCGTCGTTCACCTGAAGTCGGTCTCTCGATTTACGTGCCCAAGAAGGATCTTGAAGAGCCGATCGTTGAATCCGAGTACGAGACGCTGTGGGGCGGCTGGATCAGAATCGCCAATGGCTGGGTGCTCGATCTCCCGCCGATGACGAGCGACACAACCTTGCCAATTACAGTCAACGCAAGGAAGCGTGGCGGCGACCGCGAAGAGGCATGAACGCGCTCAATCCAGGAATCGAGTTCATTAATGGGCAGGCGGCCGAAGCCATCCTCCGCAAGGTTGCCGAGGAGCTTCGTCGCGGCCATGTTGTTCCCTATCTCGGACCCGGCTTAGCGGAGTTGTCGAAGGCGAGTGTACCGAGAAGTCCCGAGGACCTAGCGGCATTCTTCGGCAGCAAGCTGGCCTTGCCAAGACGCACGAGAGGGAACGCCTGGGCCTCCGCACAGCACATTGAGACCACGAGGCACCGCACCACCCTGACAGCGATGATGGCGGACGCCTTTAGCACACCGGTCGAGCCGGCGCTGCTACAGCGGCATCTCGCAGGGCTGCCGCTGCCGTTGATCGTCGATAGCTGGTACGATGACGCGATGAGAAACGCGCTGACGAGACGCAGCAATTGGGGCGAGGTCCAAGGAATCAACCGCGCTGGTCTCAGCGAGCATCGTTGGTACCGCTTCTATGATGCCGCAGGCACTGAAGTCGACTGCTCTTCGGCAAGAAGGTGGCAAACTATCCTTTACAAACCGCACGGCAGCGTCGCCCCGGCCAAGAATTTCCTTGTCTCCGATGCCGATTATGTTGAGGTGCTAACCGAAATCGACATACAGACGCCAATTCCGGACGACGTCATGGATCGCCGCACCGGCCGCAGCTTCCTATTTCTTGGCTGCCGCTTCAATGACCAGCTTCTGCGTACCTATGCGCGACAGGTGCTAAAGCGCTCTGCAGATGTACACTACGCGGTGATCGAGCCCGAAACGCTCTCCAAGAATGAGCGCCGCTTTCTGCTCGAGCAGGGCGTGAGGCCACTCGCAATTCCGCTCGCCCATGCCGTCGAGATCCTCCGGACCAATTAGCGGAAGCAGTCAATTGTTCGGCAGTCGGAAAGGGAACTCTCCACCCCGCATCGCCTCCACCCGGTGAGCGATCCTTCCAGCAAATCAGAGGGAAATGAGACTGATAGAGTCAACATCTCTGCTCACGCGCTGCTGCGTGGCGTCTTAGCAACAAGGCATGTCGACTTTCCAACATGCCTCGGCAACAAAACATCCGTGCCCTTTGTAAGTCATTGACACGACCATGAAAGTCGCGTGCCCTGGCTATGGCACGCCGGTTGCTAAGACCTGGATACACAAGCTTGTTTGGTCTGAAGGGAGAACTGGGCAAATGGATGCTCCAACGCAACAGGAAGCATCGAGCAGCGCCATTGAGATCGGCGAAATCACGCGGGTGCTTGCCAAGCAAAAGGGCTGCGGCACGAGCAGCGGCAGCGGCAGCGGCTGGGCTGGCTGCGGCTCGCAGGCGAACCGCGGCGATCTGCCAGCCGAGACATGGGAGAAGGTGAAAAACCACCCCTGCTATAGTGAGGAAGCGCATCATCACTATGCGCGCATGCATGTCGCGGTCGCGCCGGCCTGCAATATCAAGTGCAACTACTGCAACCGAAAATATGACTGTGCCAATGAATCGCGCCCCGGCGTGGTCAGCGAGAGGCTGACGCCCGAACAGGCCGCTAAGAAGGTCGCGGCGGTCGCTTCTACCATTCCACAGATGACCGTGCTCGGCATCGCCGGTCCTGGCGACCCCCTAGCCAACCCCGAAAAGACCTTCAAGACGTTCGAGCTCGTCCGCGAGGCCGCACCCGATCTCAAGCTGTGCCTGTCAACGAACGGTCTGGCACTACCCGATTACGTCGACACCATCACAAAATTCAATGTCGACCACGTCACGATCACGATCAATATGATCGACCCCGTAATCGGCGCAAAGATCTGTCCCTGGATCTTCTACAAGCACAAACGCTACGCCGGCATCCAAGCTGCAAAGATCCTCACCGATCGCCAGCTCCAGGGGTTGGAAATGCTCACTGCGCGGGGAATCCTCTGCAAGATCAACTCGGTCATGATCCCCGGGATAAACGATCGGCACCTCCTCGAGGTCAACAAAGCTGTGAAACGGCGCGGTGCCTTCCTGCACAATATCATGCCGTTGATTTCCTCGCCCGAACACGGCACCGTGTTTGGTTTGAATGGCCAGCGCGGCCCGACGGCGCGGGAATTGAAGGCGTTGCAGGATGGCTGCGAGGGTGAGATGCGCATGATGCGCCACTGCCGTCAGTGTCGGGCCGACGCGGTCGGCCTCCTCGGCGAAGACCGTCGCGCGGAGTTCACCACCGAAAAACTCATGGACATCGATGTCAAATACGATGTCGAGAGCCGCAAAGTCTATCAGGCCAAGATCGAGGAAGAGCGCGCCGCCAAGTCTACTGCCGAGCGCGCGGACCTTACGAAACGCGCAGATAGCGTTAGCGACATTAAGCTTCTGGTGGCGGTCGCGACCAAGGGGGCAGGCCTGATCAACGAACACTTTGGTCATGCCAAGGAGTTCCAGGTCTATGAGCTCTCCAGCGACGGTGCCAAATTCGTTGGCCATCGCCGCATCGATCCGTACTGCCAGGGAGGCTATGCGGAGGAAGGAAGCCTCGCGACTGTCATCGAAGCTGTTAGCGATTGCCATGCGGTGTTCATCGCCAAGATTGGCAGTCGCCCCAGGACGGAATTGATCAAAGCTGGCGTCGAGCCGGTCGATGAGTACGCTCATGAACCAATCGATACATCAACGGTTGCCTGGTTCGAGGCCTATCTCGACAGGGTCAGCAGCGGCGCGATCGAACATGAGGAACGTGGTGATGCCGCGATCCGCCCGCGCCCGCTGACTTCCGCGGCATGAGATAGAAAAAAATGCCGTTCAAGATCATCGCCTCTCAGTGCACGGGCTGTTCGGCCTGCGAGCCAGAATGCCCAAACGTCGCGATCGCGGAGAAGGCCGGAACGTTCGTGATTGATCCTAAAAAATGTACCGAATGCATCGGCCATTTTGACGAACCGCAATGTGTGGCGGTCTGCCCAGTCGACAACACCTGTGTCATCGACACCTCGCTTGCGCGCTACCGGGAGCCCGCTCGAGCGGAGGACAGGACATGAACGTTATGAATATGCGAGCGGTGCGACGAATCGCCCGCTTGATGCTCCAAGCCGACAGATTCTCCGGCTGCTACCTTTGCCTTGCGATTAGCCCAGGCGGATGTTCGGGGCTTGGCTGTGGAGGGAGCCTGATAGAAGAGCCGTGGGTCCTTGATGCTAGAGTAGAGAACGATCACGTCGAGCCGCTCCGGGAGAGCCCGCAGCTGCACGAGGGTGCGACG from Bradyrhizobium arachidis carries:
- a CDS encoding 4Fe-4S binding protein → MPFKIIASQCTGCSACEPECPNVAIAEKAGTFVIDPKKCTECIGHFDEPQCVAVCPVDNTCVIDTSLARYREPARAEDRT
- a CDS encoding iron-sulfur cluster assembly accessory protein → MINLTESAENAVKSAISTAAQPASGLRIMVEGGGCAGFKYTMGLADAPKPNDTVIERGGIKLFIDYNSHEHLAGTTIDFVVALEGSGFTFDNPNAKSSCSCGKSFS
- the nifB gene encoding nitrogenase cofactor biosynthesis protein NifB — protein: MDAPTQQEASSSAIEIGEITRVLAKQKGCGTSSGSGSGWAGCGSQANRGDLPAETWEKVKNHPCYSEEAHHHYARMHVAVAPACNIKCNYCNRKYDCANESRPGVVSERLTPEQAAKKVAAVASTIPQMTVLGIAGPGDPLANPEKTFKTFELVREAAPDLKLCLSTNGLALPDYVDTITKFNVDHVTITINMIDPVIGAKICPWIFYKHKRYAGIQAAKILTDRQLQGLEMLTARGILCKINSVMIPGINDRHLLEVNKAVKRRGAFLHNIMPLISSPEHGTVFGLNGQRGPTARELKALQDGCEGEMRMMRHCRQCRADAVGLLGEDRRAEFTTEKLMDIDVKYDVESRKVYQAKIEEERAAKSTAERADLTKRADSVSDIKLLVAVATKGAGLINEHFGHAKEFQVYELSSDGAKFVGHRRIDPYCQGGYAEEGSLATVIEAVSDCHAVFIAKIGSRPRTELIKAGVEPVDEYAHEPIDTSTVAWFEAYLDRVSSGAIEHEERGDAAIRPRPLTSAA
- a CDS encoding SIR2 family protein, producing MNALNPGIEFINGQAAEAILRKVAEELRRGHVVPYLGPGLAELSKASVPRSPEDLAAFFGSKLALPRRTRGNAWASAQHIETTRHRTTLTAMMADAFSTPVEPALLQRHLAGLPLPLIVDSWYDDAMRNALTRRSNWGEVQGINRAGLSEHRWYRFYDAAGTEVDCSSARRWQTILYKPHGSVAPAKNFLVSDADYVEVLTEIDIQTPIPDDVMDRRTGRSFLFLGCRFNDQLLRTYARQVLKRSADVHYAVIEPETLSKNERRFLLEQGVRPLAIPLAHAVEILRTN
- the nifT gene encoding putative nitrogen fixation protein NifT gives rise to the protein MKVIIRRSPEVGLSIYVPKKDLEEPIVESEYETLWGGWIRIANGWVLDLPPMTSDTTLPITVNARKRGGDREEA
- a CDS encoding NifU family protein, which translates into the protein MLVETQQSRQLATKESSGRERIVRAVLDEIRPNLKRDGGDCELIGIDGNKIMVKLTGACLFCKLASVTLEGIQARLIERLGEFVRLIPVAGSARAEH
- the nifS gene encoding cysteine desulfurase NifS, with amino-acid sequence MRPVYLDNNATTRADPSVVAAMLPFFSEQYGNASSAHAVGRQVAESIRGARRGVQALIGAAFDHEVVFTSGGTESDNTAILSALAVQEQRDEIVTTAVEHPAVLSLTDELGRRGTKCHLIPVDCAGRLDIDAYRRALSPRTAVASVMWANNETGTIFPVEVLAKMARSVGALFHTDAVQAVGRIPIDVKTTEIDMLSLSGHKLHGPKGIGALYVRKDTKFRRLIFGGPQERRRRSGTENVPGIIGLGRAAELVAAELGRGRMKIAALRNRLEQGVLELGNCVVLGDQEDRLPNTSNIAFEHLEGEAITHHLNRAGVAASLGSACRSGSMEPSHVLRAMNVPSAWLRGAVRFSLSRETTSEEIDRVLVVLRKIITKLRGASSGGLERARSISRFNESVR